Proteins encoded by one window of Rutidosis leptorrhynchoides isolate AG116_Rl617_1_P2 chromosome 7, CSIRO_AGI_Rlap_v1, whole genome shotgun sequence:
- the LOC139858654 gene encoding uncharacterized protein isoform X1, translated as MLLAVEGGRFFSSSATGYSNGLNLLLLGHKKEEKPMRVSPWNQYHLVDQVSDPNLQLAANNNRCTCGCASFTCFGRAATKLESPSRGGQNVITSSKLEKVEENSRASDFVEGDGHSNNNGRSVSSLKSSLKRRTVTVAVSVAVSNSDEVESVYQSARRSVNWTDVTGGELCEVREFEPSEHSDSDDEFENGGTRKTCSCRIM; from the exons ATGTTATTAGCAGTCGAAGGAGGAAGGTTTTTTTCTTCCTCGGCTACAGGTTATAGTAACGGACTCAACCTTCTTCTCTTGGGTCACAAAAAGGAAGAGAAACCCATGAGAGTTAGCCCGTGGAATCAGTACCATTTGGTGGACCAAGTATCTGACCCTAATCTCCAACTGGCTGCCAATAACAACCGTTGTACCTGTGGCTGTGCTTCCTTCACCTGCTTTGGTCGTGCTGCCACAAAACTCGAGAGCCCATCCCGTGGGGGGCAAAATGTTATAACTTCATCTAAGTTAGAAAAAGTTGAAGAAAATTCTCGTGCCTCAGATTTTGTAGAAGGTGATggtcatagtaataataatggcAGAAGTGTAAGTTCTCTTAAAAGCAGCTTAAAGAGACGGACGGTGACGGTTGCGGTCTCAGTTGCTGTTAGTAACAGTGATGAGGTTGAGTCGGTATACCAAAGTGCTAGACGGAGTGTGAATTGGACAGATGTTACAGGGGGAGAACTCTGTGAGGTTCGGGAATTTGAGCCCAG CGAACACAGTGATTCAGATGATGAGTTTGAAAACGGTGGTACTCGGAAGACTTGTTCATGCAGGATAATGTAG
- the LOC139858654 gene encoding uncharacterized protein isoform X3: protein MLLAVEGGRFFSSSATGYSNGLNLLLLGHKKEEKPMRVSPWNQYHLVDQVSDPNLQLAANNNRCTCGCASFTCFGRAATKLESPSRGGQNVITSSKLEKVEENSRASDFVEGDGHSNNNGRSVSSLKSSLKRRTVTVAVSVAVSNSDEVESVYQSARRSVNWTDVTGGELCEVREFEPRYSGKRNYFNPKIC, encoded by the exons ATGTTATTAGCAGTCGAAGGAGGAAGGTTTTTTTCTTCCTCGGCTACAGGTTATAGTAACGGACTCAACCTTCTTCTCTTGGGTCACAAAAAGGAAGAGAAACCCATGAGAGTTAGCCCGTGGAATCAGTACCATTTGGTGGACCAAGTATCTGACCCTAATCTCCAACTGGCTGCCAATAACAACCGTTGTACCTGTGGCTGTGCTTCCTTCACCTGCTTTGGTCGTGCTGCCACAAAACTCGAGAGCCCATCCCGTGGGGGGCAAAATGTTATAACTTCATCTAAGTTAGAAAAAGTTGAAGAAAATTCTCGTGCCTCAGATTTTGTAGAAGGTGATggtcatagtaataataatggcAGAAGTGTAAGTTCTCTTAAAAGCAGCTTAAAGAGACGGACGGTGACGGTTGCGGTCTCAGTTGCTGTTAGTAACAGTGATGAGGTTGAGTCGGTATACCAAAGTGCTAGACGGAGTGTGAATTGGACAGATGTTACAGGGGGAGAACTCTGTGAGGTTCGGGAATTTGAGCCCAG GTACTCGGGGAAGAGGAATTACTTCAACCCCAAGATATGCTGA
- the LOC139858654 gene encoding uncharacterized protein isoform X2 gives MLLAVEGGRFFSSSATGYSNGLNLLLLGHKKEEKPMRVSPWNQYHLVDQVSDPNLQLAANNNRCTCGCASFTCFGRAATKLESPSRGGQNVITSSKLEKVEENSRASDFVEGDGHSNNNGRSVSSLKSSLKRRTVTVAVSVAVSNSDEVESVYQSARRSVNWTDVTGGELCEVREFEPRTYRCIFHFLASQQPQEVS, from the exons ATGTTATTAGCAGTCGAAGGAGGAAGGTTTTTTTCTTCCTCGGCTACAGGTTATAGTAACGGACTCAACCTTCTTCTCTTGGGTCACAAAAAGGAAGAGAAACCCATGAGAGTTAGCCCGTGGAATCAGTACCATTTGGTGGACCAAGTATCTGACCCTAATCTCCAACTGGCTGCCAATAACAACCGTTGTACCTGTGGCTGTGCTTCCTTCACCTGCTTTGGTCGTGCTGCCACAAAACTCGAGAGCCCATCCCGTGGGGGGCAAAATGTTATAACTTCATCTAAGTTAGAAAAAGTTGAAGAAAATTCTCGTGCCTCAGATTTTGTAGAAGGTGATggtcatagtaataataatggcAGAAGTGTAAGTTCTCTTAAAAGCAGCTTAAAGAGACGGACGGTGACGGTTGCGGTCTCAGTTGCTGTTAGTAACAGTGATGAGGTTGAGTCGGTATACCAAAGTGCTAGACGGAGTGTGAATTGGACAGATGTTACAGGGGGAGAACTCTGTGAGGTTCGGGAATTTGAGCCCAG GACCTACCGGTGCATTTTTCATTTTCTTGCATCTCAGCAGCCCCAAGAGGTTTCCTAG